In the Primulina tabacum isolate GXHZ01 chromosome 15, ASM2559414v2, whole genome shotgun sequence genome, GCTGTATGTCAACTATTATTGCTTTGGCAAAAGCGTTGAAGCCTTGGAAAAACAGATCTTTCGTAGCAGCAAAATCCAAAGACCTATCAATAGGATCTGCGGCCACAACCATGTCCGGTTCCACGCGTTCAATTTTACCATATTGATCATCAATTTTGGAACAACTATCAACAATTTCATCAGAACCTTCTAGAGCAAAATTCTTGTTGGCCCGCACTTTCTCAAAGTTTGCACAGGACTCCCCACTAGAATTATCCAGACTGAAAGAGTCTAGTCCTTTTATATCCACCTCCAAGTGTAAGTTGATATCATTGCATCCAAGAGGTTCAGCCATAAGGTCCTCACCTTCAGTAAATTCATATTGACATCCTTGTGCTTCGTCACGATCACCAAATATTTCAGGGAAAAAACAATTTCCAGAAACATCTATCCATGCAATAGGTTTCCGATGACCTGTATTCAAATCCAACTGCACCATGTGCACAAAGTCCAGTAATATCTTATTACTGCCAAGCTCGACCTCTACTGCAGTTTTCTTAATAAGGTCTTTCTTTAGAAAGGAAATTATATCTTGGGGAAAATCATCCCATTCGCCGTTATGATAATGCATCACGCGATCAGGAAGCCCACTTTTTTTAAAGTTAGAATAGCACTTCAGAAAATACTCCCCAGATGGAGTAACATAACTGCTACATTTTCTCACAGATCCATCTAACTTTCTCCGCTTGCCAAGCTTGTGGATAGAAGAACTAGGCAACACGATGCTGGTAGCCCCCACGAAATAGGTCTCGCATCCAGCGGACCGTTTTCTCTTTATGTCAGCATCACGTGGACCACTATCCAATACCTTTACGAACTTCATTTTTATTTCTACTGACCACTGGATCAATCACTATCCAGAAGGTTTCAAACAAAACAAGAAGTTCGTACAATGAAGTCTTGGTCTTGTTTCAAAGAAACAAACCCATCAGGGTAACCTTAGAACACAGCTGAAGATTAATGTATCAACAGTTGgtgaaacataaataaaattcatgagaagaatacCAGTGCAATGCTAAAATCAATTACTCAATACAGACCAATTAAAAGGACTATGACAAACAAAGCATCATGCGACAATTTGTAAAAAAACACAAAACTTTGAAGTTAATATACCACCAAAGCAATAAAATTAGATAATGCATTTATGTCATTTCTTTATTCTTTCGTGAAGAGAAGCTGAGTATCAAGGAAAGGAGCCACCAAAGAAATAATGCCTCTAGAAGGCAGGACATGATAACTAAGCATTAAAATATGTTATTGTTCCAACTTCCAAGTAAACGGTAAGTGATACTATCAAGGAAACTAACTTTTAGGATGCAAATCTAACTGTGAACAAAACAAGAAATATAAAGAACATCTCTTATACTCAGACCATCGTACCCATAGCAAACCAGTTTTGTTTCAAAAAACAAATCAACTCTCACACCCAGTGTGACTCAAATCGTAGGAATGTCTTGAAAAATATACCAATATAAATATTAGAATGAAAAAGAAGAGGTGGTATTCTATCAGGGCCGTCCTACAGCAGGAAGCACATACCAGCCAACTATTTAGGTTGCAGCTAATAAAACGGTTCTAGATTATCGAGACAATCGTCAATAAAGTATCcaagttaaataaaaaaataaatttacaagtGTGTGTAAACGAATTGGACTTTTTCTTATCAAAATAGAAAATTAAGTTGATAGGTAAAATATAGATATTTGTTCGGAATAAAATAGGTGATACTAAATTAAGTCATTTGTTTGGGACAAATAGTCACTATAAAGAGCAAAAATATACTCAGGGCTATTAGAAAAACAGCCAATTAAATGTAGGCCTTATTGGAAAGTGAGAAATACGAAGGAAAATTAAATGGAAAGATGGTGTCACTAAATTTAAGGTAATCAGATGTAGCAGGTAATCAAATTTACGATTTACATACTATACAAACTTTCAGATGGTGTCACTAAATTTGAGGTGATCAGAAGTAGCAGGTaatcaaatttataattttacatAGTATATATAATTTCGTTGGAAATTTTATAAGCATGTGCTCCAAAAACTTCCAAATGTCGATAATTGTGTGAGCTCAATCAGAAAATGGTTTCTATGCTCGATCCTCATACCAGATGGGAATAGGTTTGAACTTCGAACACAATTCTCCGGGCATCACATGAAGAATGCCTCTCTCTAGCTTTGGAAACAGGAAGATATACGATAGGTTGTGCATCAAATCTCCAATAGGTAATCTCAAAATTTGTTCAGGAAATGGATGGAATTGGCGTACGTATTTTGCAATAGACAACTAGCTAAAATAGCCCCAACTGGCTAAAATTTATTGCTCAGACACATTCACATGGACGAGCGATTGGGTACATACCGCAAAGGCACactaataaaagaaaaaaaaatgataatcaAGGACACCACCAGTAACTTTTAACTTATTTAACTATCATGGCTTCATAAAAAATGTCTcttcaaaataatataattgttCAATTTCTTTCCGACAAAAATGATCGTCTCCAAGTGTGGACATCAACACATATAACAAGGGGAAGATACATGAGGCACAAAAACATCTGACATTTCCATTCTCTGCAAGTTCAATTCTTTCCAACATCTGAAGGTTTAATTGCTGTAAACAGTATCTCTAGACAAATATCATACATTTAAGGACTTCGAGTGCCTCAATCCATCAGTCAAAGTCTCTAATCATTGACAGCACAAAGTTCATTTTACACAAGGAAAGTAACAGTAGGATTCCAGAATATAAAAGATACTAGTTACATGCACTGCCACCACAAAACCGGCGGTAAAGAATCAAGATGTTGcgtcaaaatttaaaaaatcataaatccatTCTTTTGCCCTTCAAGGATATTGAATTCAACACCATAAATGCATTCTGGGGGTAAAGAATCGAGAATCTGAGTCAAACTTCATAAGAATCCACAAATGCATGATTTTGGCCTTTAGACAGATATCTGTTTCCTGTTTTACTTGGCAAACCCCATTCAAAAAATTAAGTTTCAGTGCAGACGGGGTAAAATAGGTGATTTGCCGCAACTGATGGCGCAAAAAATCAGTTTAAAAAATTTGGAGAATGCATACATAAATCGCACTTGATGCCTAACTCATTAAAGACAACTGAAATAAACCTGTAATACTACTTACAATATCTCATCATCAACAGCTGTTTCATTTTGCTACTggtgatcaaataaatcataaatgcaCTTTTTCGACAAATTAAAAACAATTCCAATTCAACTTCATACCGGATGCATGTAGGTATCAATGATTTTCTCATCACAACTTTTAATTTTGCTACAAATCTTTATTAATCAGAAAAAACAAGTTCAACAGATTAAAATTTAACGAATTTCGTGTGCAATTGCAAGGAATAGTTGGAAAATAGCCATTTTAATGGTGTTGGACTGTTAGGTCCAACTAATCCAAACAAACCAGTTATCCCACAATGAACCATACCGACAATGTAACAACCGCATGTTCCACGTGGATGCAACAGTTTCCACAAAAAATGCAAAGACAAAGATATATTAGTTACTTGATGATTCTGACACgtgtgaaaaaaatttataatctttcatttccgTACAACAGTACACGCACACAATAAATCACAGGTATAACTGCAAAATGTGTTATAAAATGCGCATGACACTCAGGAGGTGAAGATAAGAGTTCCCTCGtttttatatacatataaacCAATCAGAGACCAAAATGAGGCATAAAAAAGACTTACAGTTGGCCAATTCCAAACCATATGGACTCAAGAACCTACACAAATTTCAAACATGAAGACCATGTCAAAGGGGAAGAGGATCCACACGTGCACATAAATTATACATCGCAAACAATCAACGTTTGCCAATCTTTCATGAACTGAAATCAGGTAGTCCggtttttctttttcatttccTGCACATTTTTTCTCATTTTGCCAAACAAAAAACGAAATTAAGGtgaatttttttccaaataaatCATATCCCACATAACATGAcacaatttaaaagaaatttcttctagctacaaaaatcatgaaaaccattttttttaaaaaaattgtgtcAAACCAGAGAATTAACAGAACCTCCCAAGGAAAAAAAAACTAACGTAGCAAATAAAAACCCAGGATTCACTGGCGGTGGAGGCTCTGGTAGTAAAAAATTCAAGAACTCTCTCCTTTTCAATAAAATTACTAAACCTTGTGCAATCACCTCataatttccaaaaataacacTTTAATTTGCCAATGAAATTACAGATCTATATATTTTAATTCTCCGTAGAACCGAATTAAAACTCCAACAAGAAAACTTTAATTTGCCCATGAAATTGcagatcttttttttttttccttttaatctCGGTGCAACCAAATCAAAACCAATAGATCCAAAACATAATCACATACATATATAGACCATATACAATCACGAATATATACATACACCACTGGTGCAAAATACCTGAAGACATGTAATATAGACAGAGAGAAGACTCGACAGATTAATTTTCTACCAATTTTTTTCCTCCTGCCCAATATGCAATTCGCGAACCCTAGTTGAATAATCAACGAGGAAAACTTCCCTGCAGTCCTTAAAATGTACAGTATTGACAATTATTTCGCATTTTTGGCTAACGACAAAATGTTGCAAAAGGTTAGtttcattttaataataataatagttaaAATATTGATGCATACGTGgtgtttgtataatattttttataattaatttattttatatttaaatgagaatcaaaatataattataaaaaatagctGTGAAATTAcactataattttgatatataattaaaaaataaatagaaaaaaaaaaaaaactcaagtaAGAATTGAACATACAACTTGATGCTGACttacataaaaattttaacactttattaatatatataattattaaaacaaatcATGAAATCAAAAGTTAATCActctaaatttcaaaaatttaataatatattataaataataataataattggtGATGATGCTAAATTAATAATAGCAATGCTGACAATGAAAAATGAATCAGAAATAATAAAAGATTTTTTCACCAAACTTTGTTGTGAATAATAAAAAATCCATAATTCTCTTGTGTGAAAATTAAATagtatattaaaatttaactaTTTTATAAAAGTTGCACAAACACTCTTGGACCGGCTGGAAATCTggccttttttaaaaaataatataaatttaaaaaatatttaataaaatatagcAAATGTGAGAATGTTGTAAAAATGTAACAATCAAATAATCAAATTCCCGGattcatatttttataaaaaaaaaattgatcacGGATTCTTAGAATCTGTGACCTCCTGCCAGGCAGACCATAACCTCCTCCCTTCTATTTATTTGCACCCGGTACCATTCTTGTCGATCATTCCATTTGGTATTTTCATTTGCCTTTTCGATTTGTTGGCTGTCCTCGGCATTTCCATTTGTTGGGTCATCGGTGACATATTCTTCCGTCTTCGGTATTTTTATTTGCGCAACATCAATATTTTCGTTTGTTGGTAATAATTCTTGTCGGTTTGTTATgctcataattttttttgttatcgaAACTTGTcaagtattattttattttattattgttgaattaatattgttttataatgtattttttgtataaaatttctgttaatttttgtaatttattaCAGATATTAAACATCGTTCGCTGATTAAATTACAAATTCCGTATAACCACCTTTGAAAAGGTAATTTCActaatttcttatattttaattgtattatttatattgtattaatgtaattataattattttcagTTGCATTATACTATTAAGTataattttgttaaattttaaaatatgaatattaatcatattataaaATTACTAACATTTAAGAaagtaataataaatataaattgttgatatttgaaaaaaaaattcgaaattcgtattttaatgtaattatattatttaaatatgaaaattaGTTAATATTAGTAGCTTTTTCACTGTTTAgtatattaattataataatataataaaataaagtaagaaaaaaataattataaaattaatgtaTCACGCTTACTAAATTGgcgtgatttttatttttaaatcatcttatttgttttttaaaatttttaaaaataaataagtcatgcatacttattttttgtaataaaaatttTTCAATTCATGTCACGCCAATGAAATAGGCGTGACATgaattgaattaattttatttaactataatttaaaatcatgtaACGCCTATTTAGGTATGACAtggattgaaataaatttttttattaaaatttaaaatctaggCGCGACATGaattgataaattttttttggaaaaaaattatttaaatgtaaGTCACGACTTATAGGCGTGACATGATAATGTGATGGCCTTACTTTACGTAGTCggctaattttttttcaatttttgttgtTATGATTGTATACATTATGTCATAGTTTTCTGTACAGACATGGATATTGTGAGGGCCTTACTTTACATAGGTGACTATGTAATTATTGAAGATGGTATGGTTTGATATAGTATCCCCGCGACCAGGCCCATTAAAATCCCTCGGTCTACTATATTTTCTCAACTGGTGAATTATGTGCATCGCAAGCTAAAGATCGACCAATCAAAATTCTGCATCAAATTGTCAATGAAATATTGTTATAGCTCGTTGTCTCGTTACATTGAAAAGCATGTCTATATCACAGATGATGATAGTTTACAATTTATATTTGAGTTGCCGACACTAGATTGCATGTACTTGTACGTTGATGTATCACCAGTGTTACAGAACGTAAGTGATTACGATTTTGATGCAGTCATGTCGGTAATAACGCAAGGTTTGGAAATAGTATGTTTAAATAAAGCGGGACCTTCTATGTATCACGTCGATGAACAGTCAGCTCAGACATAATCTGGGATCGACACTGGTCCTTGGGATCACCATATCACGGCTCACACTGAAAAAGACTATGCATGGGGGATGAATATAACACGAGAATGAGATTTTACTTCAGGGGGTTGGGATCATCATATCACGGTTCCATCAAGAGTTGATGTCGCATGGGGTTCTAGTAGAACATGCCAATTGGATTTAAATTCATGGGCTGATGAAGAAAATACCACAATTGTCAAAAATTTTGATAGTTCTGCTGGGGCTGCAAATATTCCCACCCCAATTACAGAACATATGTCTGAGCAAGATGATTTATTCGGGGACAGTTCGCATCATGTCATGAATAGTGATGATGATTTGTATACTACATCAATTGACGGAGAAGATGATGATCATGTTGTGGATGAAAATGAAGGTACATCGGCGTGTGTGTTAATGTCTGGAGCAACAATGACAGAGAACATTCCTATTGTACTGGAGCAACATTTACATGAAATTCCCTAATTTctcaatgaagactatgacgaACAAATTCcagattcatttggtatttCTTCTGCATCACGAACAAACTTTTACAATCCTGAAAGACCAGAGCTCGGTATAAAAATGGTTTTTAAGAGCAAAAAGATTTAATAGCTTCAGTGAAGGATTTTTCTGTTCGGGTTTAGAGACATGAATATATCGTTGTCCAAATTTGTCCGACAATTTGGAAGGTCAAATGCAAGAACTGGTCCGAAGGTGTCAATTGTGGGTGGGGACTTCGAGCATCATCGAAAAAAATTTAGGCTACTTcatgatcacaaaatatggtGATGATCACACATGCATGTCTACCCAAGTCGGTATAGATCACCACAACCTTGACGTAAACATATTAGCCAGTACACTTTTGAGAATCGTGCGTTGTGATCCTGCATACGATATCAAATATGTGCGAGAAAGTATTAAAGGAAAATATGGGTATGATATATCGTATGTTAAGGCATGGCAGAGTTTGAAACACGCGGTGGAGGTAATTTATGGCACATGGGAAAGCTCTGTAACTTTGCTTCCTAAATATATGGGAGCTTTGTCGAAGTACAATCCAGGAACTATTGTAGAATGGAAGCATCTTCGACCGTATGACCATCcacataaaattttgaactttgtATTTTGGGCCTTCAAACCATGTATAGATGGTTTTCGACATTGTCGCAACATAATCAGCGTAGGCGGTACCCATATGTACACCAAATATAAGCACAAACTACTCATAGCAGTAACTTTGGATGCCAATAACCAGGTTTTGCTGCTAGCATTTGCGCttgttgatgaagaaaattttgaGTCTTGACATTGGTTCCTCAGTAATATTGCACGACATGTTACCAGAGGGTGTATTGGTGTGTGCCTTATATTTGATAGACATGCGGGTATAACAATTGCAGTGCAAGATCTCTCTGACTTCAAGCCTCCTCGTGGTGTTCATCGTTTTTGTTTGAGGCATGTTTGCTCTAATTTCAACAGTAAGTTCAAAAACATTCATTTGAAAGACTTATGTTGGGAAGCAGGGATACAACACCAAGTAGCAAAATTTAATGCGACAATGGAGGTAATTAGAACAAATAATGCAGCAGCTTTCACGTATTTGTCAAGCATTCCAAAAGAAAAATGGTCATTGGCGCATGATGGTGGATGGAGACGAGGGATAATGACGACAAACATGTCTGAGCGTATTAATGGTGTGTTGGAAGGGATTCGACGTCTTCCAATAACTGCAATAGTAGAGCTGACCTTACAGCGATGCGTGCACTATTTCATTCAACGGCGAGCGTGAAGTGATAAGATGCTGGAAAAAAATCAACCATGGACCGAATATGCATGCTCTAAATTTGATATGTGGTAAAAAAAGTCAATTGAACATCGAGTAGTAAGATTTGACCAAAAGGTTAAAACAGCATCCGTCGCGACAGGAGGAAGACCAGGTCGTCAACATCATGTACAAGCTGTCAACATTTCTACGCGTGATTGCACATGTGGTAAATTCACAATATTTGGAATTCCTTGTTCATATGTTATATGTTCAGCAAAATGGTTTGGTTTAAATTCCGCACAGCTTGTACAACCATGGTTTACACTGAGCGAATACGTGAACACATACGATGGAAGATTCTACCATATTCATGATGAACAATACTGGGATGAACCTACATTCCAATTACAACACAATACTGTTCGTCGACAAAGGAGGCATGCTGGTAGAGATCGCAGGACACGCATAAGAAACGAGATGGATCAGCCATCATCGAGGGAGAGACAACCTGGGAGGTAAAAGATCTACAATAACGTATTGTACCTTATTTTTACTTCATAACATGTGAAATGATTAATGTAATTACAAAATTgtgtattaaaattttatattattaataaatctTGTCCATTGCATGTAGGTGCACGTGAGAAGATCGAGTTACGATGACAAATACATATGTTTATGACGCAGATTTTACATTTTAATAGAAGTTGTAAATAAATTGTATTCAGTGTTCTATTGtttcaaatatgtttgaatATCAAGTGTGTTGACTTATTTGACTTGATTTATTAATTGTACTTGGGTTTTTTCATTACTATAACTTCATccataaatttattaataaacgactaataaatcacatgcactagattgttttttcaaaaatgaataataaattatatacatTATTCCAATATAAAGTGACaatagcattttaaaattaCAGACATTTAATTTTCATTATCAGCATTAGTAGGAAAACAACTAACGATACGACCAATAACTAATCAAATGTTGCAGCAACAACTTcaagttaaaataaaaaaaatagaaaaatatacAATAATACAATGTAAGTAAATGTGCATCTCGAAACAAATAGTTAATGATGATGGTAACGATGCCCCCCAGTGCCACACGGAGGTCTTCTAATGACTCTACGTCCACGACCTAACATCTCTTCAGCATCTCCATGCGTACGTGTTTGGGCTGCAAATGTAATGGTATCAGCAATGTTCCCACCAACCTCATACCCTTCTGTATCTGAATATTTTTGATATGTTATGGGCGACATGTTTAATGTAGGGCGACTTTCATTCATAAACGGTCGAAAGTGACTTTGTAAAAATTGTTTAAAACTACCGGCAAAGGAGTGTGGTAACCATACTCATATGATGGAAAGCTTGAACCCACGAGCAGAGTAGTGTATGCAATATTTGAAGTTGATGGTTTGGGTTCAAACTCATTTCGTGTCCACGTCGGTGGAGTTTGCACATAAGCTGGGCGTGTCTGTGATGTAacctttattttataaaataaattaaatatacgTACATATGTAGATAAATTGAACATGTCTTACGATAAATTGTTGGTAGTTTGCATCTACAGGATGGTAGCCAATGATGTTAGAAGGTACCACTGTCGGAGATAGAAATATTTGTGAAATGCGAAGATACCAACCAATATAGTCCACTGTGATGTCGGGTGTACCAGGTATGACATAATCCCCACCAATCACAAAATTATATCTGTCATTCCACATATCTATAAAATATTTGTGATACGTCACCCAATCACAGTTGTTCCACCCTTGTCGCGTCAATTTATGGAAATTATCGAAGTTAGCAGCTGGTGGCGGGATACCCTGACGCATTCCAAATTGTCGAAGACCCCGCTTTGGTCTATGCATCTCAACTATATGAAAATTGATCAACGCACATGCCGATCGACATAGATGAATTGTATTTCCATCAAGAATTCTACCAACCTCGGGGGACTCTATATCATAAACTATCCATAGAAACTGAaacaaaaaagaataaaaataaaaaagattatGGAGATGATAATATAACATTCGGactgaatttataaaaattccaaAGTATAAATAACTAATTTATGTATCTACCTGCACTTCTACCATCCTGTCAAGCATATCTCTCATTATACGGACCGAATGATGGGCCATGTGTGTCTAAGAGAATCTACGTCTCCACCTGCAATTTATAAAAGTACATAATACAGTCATTAAAAGTAcataacaaaataataataatacaagtTAATTAATTCTGAATAGTACCGTGCGCCGTATGTTGGGAATGATAGACCCTGAAGCACATCTGCAGCCTGTTCTTCTGAGATAGATACTTGTTGCGCTCTATCAGGGCAAAGAAGAATAATTCTAGACCATACCCAAATCTGTAATAACATACAacaaaaattttcaaatgataacaaaaaTTAAGTACAACAAATATAATGACCGTAAAAGTGTAAAAATACATGCAATATCTGAACAGGCCCACACAAATCGACCTTTAATCCCATTGATGTGTCGCACAGCTCTCTGTAAAGATATGCCAACACAGCAGAACCCCAGCCAAACGTATTCaccatttctatgtcatcaagaAACTACAAATACATAAGTTTCACAGTAGCACCTCCTGAGTCCAGAAACATACAACCACCAATGATCATTAATGCAACACAATTGAAATATTGTGTCATGTCCTCTTCAGTGCTTTGATCATTAATCATATTATTTAGAAAATGGTCTCGTAAAGCGGTCAGGTAAAGGTGTGCACCTTTAATCTGAGAAGATGTATGCGTAAAACCCAACCAAGTTGTGCACCGCTGTTTTAACGTATGTTTGTCGTACGCGGTATCTACACCAGTGATGGACATGCCATCATTATTCAACCCCCAAATAAGGGCAACGTGGACGTAGGGTGATTGTTGCCTCGCCAACTGTAAGGTGAAATGTGTGTGTCTCCCGACGCTATCTCTCAACGATGGCTGTAAGCAAACGattatcataatttttaatAGGACCACACTGAATAATACCATAGAAACTCATGCGTGCTAGACATAGACGAACACGAAGGTGAATCCTAGCATTATGCAATCTCCAAAGATATTTGTCAGA is a window encoding:
- the LOC142528037 gene encoding serine/threonine-protein phosphatase 7 long form homolog, producing the protein MVNTFGWGSAVLAYLYRELCDTSMGLKVDLCGPVQILHIWVWSRIILLCPDRAQQVSISEEQAADVLQGLSFPTYGARWRRRFS